Within Triticum dicoccoides isolate Atlit2015 ecotype Zavitan chromosome 1B, WEW_v2.0, whole genome shotgun sequence, the genomic segment TTGAACGCATGGTTGTCTCCTCCATGCTGCGCAAGTTCCATTGTGAGATCACCCTGGCGAAGAATGGGAAAGAAGCTGTTGATATGTTTCTTGAGGGCAATGAGTTTGATATTGTTGTGTGTGATAAGGACATGCCCATAATGACCGGTCCTGAGGTACATACTTTAGCTAATTTCCCTTTTCTTTATCTTCCTTTTTTGCTTTGACATAACACATATTGGATGGTCACCTCATCGACAAAATATTTCTTGTACATGTTACTTGACAGGCTGTTGTGAAGATCCGTGCTATGGGAGCCACAGATGTGAAGATCGTCGGGGTGTCTGCTGATGATAACGCCATGGAGGCGTTCATGTGTGCCGGTGCTGATGACTTTGTGCCCAAACCAGTGAGGCCTGAGATTCTGCAGCCTATGGTTCAGGAggtcatcaacaagaagaagaattAACGATGGTCTACGGCAATCTTGCTTGCTTGATCCAGCCATCAAGAAAATGCTAAATGTTCTGGTAGCTCATGTCCGCACTATGTTATAATTGTGGTGTTATCTTTAGTTTCGAGGTCATGTTAAAGGTCGGACGCCATTAGCAAGAAGAGAAACAGAGTCTACCAACTATTATATACATGGGATTGATGTAATCTGTAGCACTTTCAGTTATAACCGTATGTGTTCCTTTCCAGAGGAAAATTATTCAGCTACCAACAAGTGTTTGATAATTATTTTATTAGTTGGATTTCTTTTATATGTGGTGTACACCAACGTATAAAGCTAACCAGTGGCCGCATGTAATGCTCTTTCTGTAAACATGGGAAAATATATACTATACCACTAATCACAAAAGATATTTCCCGGTGAAAAATCACCAGCATGATTTCAAATGGACTGTCAACTTTGAACATCGATCTGCCATGCATCAAGCTAGCAAACCTAGAACTAGCTAGGCACATCCTCCACCACAAGCTCTAAGGTTCATTGTTGGTGAAGGCTCTTGGGAAATTGGTGCAGGACAGACCCACAATCTATATCATTGCTCATGAGTTTACCCAAATGATCGCCAGGTCAATGTTGTGAAAATTAGCAGAGAGGATTTTTCTTTTTGCGAATGAATTCTGTTTAGCAGAGAGGATAATTAGTCTCCTCATTCGTTAGCTCAGTTTGATGGTAGTTTGCTGGGTCAATTTATTTTCATGTGGCTCTTCCAACTTAATAAATAAAGGCCCGAGTTTCTTTTTAAAAAGGCGGCCATCTAGCCTTATACCATTGTTTGGGCACCTTTGTTAAACTTAACAAAATACAGGAAATGGTCCTCAATTTACCCCGAGAGAAGATGGCGTATTATCTGTCTTTGATTTATAAAATGAAGGGGTTATCACCTACCGTAGGAGATGATACTATATTGAATTTCTTATTTATGAACAATGAAAGATACATGTAGTAAAATGACAATGATTGTCCCTCCTACACCGATAATGCTTTTCTGAACACTAAAAATGTAACGATAAACAAATAAAGTGTTCAGGTGAGAAAACCAATGAAAATAAAGATCACATTAAAATGCCACCTCCTCGAACTACTCCCATTTCATTGTGCTATGCATATTAACAATAGAGTTACTCCACTTAGATTAATTTTCATGCATAAAAACTGTATTTAGTAGATGCTATGTTAAATGGGTGTTCTTGACGATGACACATTTTCACTTTATTAATATCCCTCCTCTGTAACCATAGCATTAATTTACCCACTGGTTATAAGGGCCTATTTGGGACTGCTCAGCTCTCTAAAATTCAGCTCCGCTCTAGAAACCACAAGGCGAATGAGGTAGCTTCACGATATGCCGCTCCATAAAAACACTAAAATCTGGGGTACAGCTCCCTGTATTTTGTGAAGCTCTCCAGGGGCTGCTCAAAAAATTGCAGAAGCTAGAGTTGGGGGGAAATTACCCACCGCTACCACTAGTAAGTGGATACTCTTTTATTTTCGCCATGTCATCCAGTCAAATAGATCCTTTCCACCATATTTTCCATTCTTGAAGCCGGAGCTAGCTAGAAACTCACATATGAAATTGCTCTTTGGTGGAGGTGCAACTCTTGTATGAAAATGCTCCAAAATGGATTTGGTAGAGTGAAGCTGATTTTGGTGGAGCGAAGCAGTCCCAAACAAAGCCTAAATATATACGGGACTTAGGTTTAACCATGGTTGTATTTATTAGCCATGCAAGTCACTTAAAATGGTAGGACTAGGGAAAATTCTTTATCTATTGTTTCAATGGGTGCTACTAATGCCATGTGATGGTTCTGAAGATGAGTTTTGAAAAATGAAGATGAAGTGAAGATGTTTTCTAAAAGGCATTTTGTGTGACTGCTGCTAGTTGCACCTACCTTACATGTGGAACCACACTACCCCTACATGGGACAAGGCTAGACTTTCTAACTTGGTCGGTAGAGCTTGCAATAGACGAATACCTTTCCCGCTGTGATGGAAGTTAAAAGAACGACATCTCTTGGGATAGGCCATACTTCGATTGAGGTTGGTCATGATTGTCTCTCATCACTGGGCACAATGATGGTCCCTTCAAGTGTTGTTATGAAGTAATAATAATGATGGCCTAATGGTCCCTGTATGGGGGAAATAAAGAATCAAATGTGGAAAATGTTGATAGTAAAGAAACAATGTATACATCTGAGTTAACTTAACCTAACCTGTCATTGTAAAGAAACAATATATACATTTGAGTATGCTGAACCATTGTATACCAGGTTCGTATGCTGAACCATTGTATACTAGGTTTGTATGCTGAACCACTGTATACATTTGTATGTGAGGTTAGTCTGTAGGTTTAACTGAACCTAACTTGTTACTGCAAAAAAGACTGAACCCAACTTGTTATATGTTGAGTTACCCATTTTCTCCACAAGCTGTGAAATTCAATGCGGATCATGTTGCTTTACCTGAAACTACGGATCTGAGTTATGTGTTTAGTGTCCTCTGTTGATGCTTGCTTTGACAAATTTACGTATAATTGATTCTTATGTTTTTAGCATCAGGTGAATTGTAGTCTTTGGTGATATCAGAATACCATGAACTTTCACATGTAATGTAGGCGGACACGTCCATGATGCCCGGGACCATCCACGCTGTTGAAATAAGCTAATCACTGCTACCTTAATAAACATGCTAATACAAAAATGGTTAATGCAGATGGTCACGGATGCGCCTGCTTGCATCTCTATTTCTCATGCTTTTATTGTGTTTAATTTTCAGCTCCCATGGTAACGCTCATGCATAGGTTTTTGTGGGGGTAACAATATTGTTTGCTAATAATGTTGTATATATTTAAGAGAGAGAGGAGAGGCGGGGTTGTCTGCAGGGAGAGTATNNNNNNNNNNNNNNNNNNNNNNNNNNNNNNNNNNNNNNNNNNNNNNNNNNNNNNNNNNNNNNNNNNNNNNNNNNNNNNNNNNNNNNNNNNNNNNNNNNNNNNNNNNNNNNNNNNNNNNNNNNNNNNNNNNNNNNNNNNNNNNNNNNNNNNNNNNNNNNNNATAAGTTTACCATGACTTAATAGTATTGCATGTATGCTTTCCAATAAGATAATAACAGATCTGTAGGTGAGCTTGGATTGGTGATGCAGAGAGCCGGCGATAATGGGTGAAAGAAGAAAAGGAGCAATTTAGTAGTTAAAATAAGACGATGTTTTTTATAAAATCTTCACTGGACCACTACATTATGTATGCCCCAGTGCGCTTTAAATTTTCTCTTTGTGCAACATTACATATCAATTTATTTATAAGACAATATTAATCAAATATCTATATTTCAGCTAGATTTTGTTTATTAGGTTTTAGATGGTTTTCCCCGGTACCCAGAACATTTTGAATGTTATCTCTTTAGGTTCTCGTATTTAGCTCATGGCTCCAACTCTGGTTGAAGGGAAACTCAAGGTTCCAACTTCATGTGCTCTCTCTTTCATTGTGTTTATTAGAGCATAAAATTGGTAAATTTGATGACCCAAAAGCAGTTTTAGGTATAGGAGATAGAAAGTGAGGGAAACTTTTTTTCTCTTCTCTAACGGATACATAAATTTGTACCATGAATCAGGTATGTGCGcgccaaggaaggaagaggagatAAAGATTGACATCTTTCATGCTTTGGATGAACATTTCCATTCACAACTTTCTTTTTCCGTGGCAACGCATGAGTGTGGCGCTGTCATAGTAGAGCCCGTGATGAAAGGTAGGTCATAGTAGAGCCCGTGATGAAAGGTAGGTCCAGTATAGAACCAacaagtagtagcaataaaatggGAATGCAGTTGCCAACCTTGTCCTTGCTGCTGGCCTGCCACAGCGGTGTCGATTACTAGCTTACTTAGAATACAAGTTTGTGAATCTTGTGATAAGAGCGAGCGTTGAGAGTGAGCGGGATGGGGTTGAGGTTAGTTTGTTCAGTTATGGGTGTATGAGCAGAATAATGTCCTTATTTTAGAAAATGTGACAAATTGCATTTTATTAGAGATTACTTTGCAACAAATTGCATGAGTGAATGGTTCATATAATTTTTTCGTTAAGTCGTACAATTTTTTGGTTAGGATAGAAGAGTAAATGCATTGTTTGTTGCTTCATGAGTTAATAATGGACACAGTGACGCATCAGTTGCATGCCCAATAAATGACATCATATTTTTGTTTCGTGATAATGCAGGACATTCAACTGTATATTACAACGTGGTAATGGTCCAGGAGACATCGAATCTGGCTTCTTGGCTGCTGGGGCATCATAAGCGGCGCATGCCTCCTCTCCCTTGATGGAGGTGGCGGATCGGCATCAACACAGCAGGAGAGGATCAGGGCGGAGAGCAGGGCGATTGGTgggggactcctccttggtgcTCTGTGGGAAAgtacagtgtgtgtgtgtgtgtgtgtgtgtgtgtgtgtgtgtgtgtgagagagagagagagagagagagagagagagagagagagagagagagagagagagtcatggCGAAGATGAGGTGGGTGTCATCTGATTTTAAAGAAGAGAGCTTCAGCGAGAAATGTCGCGCTATGGTGGGAAACCAAGTGGGAAACGGAGGGTCAGACAAGAAAAGGGAAGGGTGCAAGGTGGGGTGGAGTTTTTGTGTTGTGAGCGCGTGTTGCAGATACCATGGCCGATAGTCTCGACAACACATTCTCACCCACATATAGGCCGGATTTGAGGGAACCCAGACTATCTAGACGGTTGAATTTTGGTGAGCCCACTGGACACCCGTTTGATGTCCAAACACGTCCGAACGTATGAGGGAGAAATGAGCTTCGACCTTTGGAGACGATCTTAATCATTTGTTTGGTTTATTTATATGCATTGTAGGGCTGCgaccaggtcgacctagggcagctcaCAACCGCTGCTTGCCTGACGGTGTTCCTTCTGAGCGTGTGGGGTTTCTGGTCTATAAAAGCGTCCACCGGATTGCTTGCGTAACGCGCTCCCGGCCGGATCtcattcgacgtgagctgcggtgtatTATCTCCGacatcgagggtacacggtgacatgtTCGTGTGCGCACACCGGTATGTGCGAAAATAGGGTTTTCCTAGCTGCGTGGGCAGGAAAATAAGTACGTTGGCTTCGCTAGGCCACAGCGCACGCACACATACTAAATTTCTGACAAATTTTTTTTTGCCTTGTCTAGGAAAAAGCAGATGGATGCACAAGAAATTAGTACCACCTCCGATAGAAAAAAAATCTTTTCGGCGGCGGATGAAGAAAGCTTTATTAGTaaaggtatagatatagattaatGTACAGTCTGGAATATACTGGATGCAATATATGGTGGATCTCTATATACGTTCAAAATACGTATTTTTTCCTGCCATAATGAGACCAAGAATTAATTGCCATGACTAATGAAACCAAGAATTAATTCTGATAGATTTTACATTAACTAATTAATACCCAGTCTGGAATACACTGGTTGCAATATACGctggagtagtagtagtatataTCTTGGCATGTTCAAATACGTTTGGCCATAATAAAATCCAAGAATTAATTGCCACGATCTATTTGATCTCGAGGTGAACTGCCACCCGTACATTGCTGATTGCAAATTAAACAAGGCATTAATTATAATCATGTTCTGAGATCAAGACAGGTATACTCCGTATATACGCCAGCTGGGATCGAGGCATATAGGTGCCATAATAGGCAAGCTTTGAGGCGATATATACTCTGCTGTATGCATGTATATAAACAGAACAGCGGCGGCATGCAAGTAGTAACACCATATCATTTAATCGATAAGATACGCCAGCCAACACAATATTTGATTTTCCCTGGTGGAATTAGAAAGCAGTGCAAGCTCGATATTTGCATGCGTGAAGCAGCCTGATTACAAATGGACGTCGGAGATCGACCGGCCACCCCTATAAATACCACTGTACCTTGGCCGGGTACAAGGCACACACCCACCACCAAAGCCCCAAGCAGCAAGCAACAGAGCAAGAGCAACCGTAGTAGTTTCAGTCATAAGCTAAAAGGTTCATAGCCATCGTCCTCCATCTCTGTCTGGTCCTGCATCTTCCACTAGTTTTCTCTCCATGCATGCCCACAAGATCGATCTAGATTGTTCAAGCTAGTGCATTTTGATCAGTTTTGATCTATGCAACACACTTTCTGGTTGTTGTTGGCAGCCATGTATAGGCATCTATTTTCGCCATTCTTTTTTTGGTTCTGTTCTTTGCTTTCTTTTCTTCATCCTTATGCTGTTTtttgtgaagaatttcataaagtgGTAAATTACCAATTAAGAAAATGCACCTGTTGCAACAACAGCTACGTACATATATCTGTTCCTTCCTCAATTTGTTTCTTCTGCCTTTTTTTTTGCATCACCGCTGGTACATACAAGATCGAGATTGTTAGAGGCGCTGCCTAAACACGTGCACATCACTGCCTATATATGTTGAACTTGTTGTTGGCACGAAGCCATGCGTATGGATCTATATTAGATACCGTGCATGCACGTTGCCAATATATGATTTTTTTTATTAGCTGAGATCTATGAAATGTGTGGTCATCTTCCAGATGATTTGTAACCGATCAGTTTGCAACTAAAATGCACAAGCTTGCACTGCTATTGACTAATTATTAATATTATTATGCTCGGGTTAATTACACTTGTAACAATCTCCTTGCAAATGTTATCTAGGTGTGTATCAGAAATAACTAATATCCTTATTAATTCTGTTTGCAGTTATTTTAGCTAGCTGATCATGGCATCATCCCTCAAGGCACTGCTTGTTGAGGATATTAAGGTTGACAGCATGGTTCTCTCCTTCATGCTACGCAGATTTCACTGTGAGGTCACCCTGGTTAAGAATGGGAAAGAAGCTGTCGATATGTTCCTTGAGGGTAACAAGTTCGACATTGTTCTGTGTGACAAGGACATGCCCATAATGACCGGTCCTGAGGTACGCACTTGAGTTAATTTACGGTTTCTTTCTTTTCCATATATTGGATGGTCAGCTCACCGACACTTGTACATCTTACTCCACAGGCAGTCATGAAGATCCGTGCTATGGGAGCCACCGATGTGAAGATCGTCGGGGTGTCCGCTGATGATAACGCCATGGAGGCGTTCATGAGTGCCGGTGCTGATGACTTTGTACCCAAACCAATGACGCTTGAGGTCCTCGGGCCTATGATTCAGGAGGTCATCGACAGGAAAACTAATTAGCGACGCTTGCTCGATCCATCCTTGGAGGAAGAAATTAAGCTAGCTCATATACTATGAATCTTTGCTAGCTTTGTTATGCATCATATTATTGTCGGGTTGTCATTTTGTTTTCGAGGTCAAGCAGAGAGGCTACCCATAATTAAATCATTGGGATCGATGTAATGTGCAACATTTTTGAATTTAATCTATTAATCTATTACTTCTCTTTGATTTATGCTTCAGGGTGTGTGACATGTGCATGTGTTCCAGAGGCAAGTTATTTGAGTCTCAATTAATTTGATAATTGTTTCACGGTTTCGATTTCTTTCATTGGTTTCTAGAAACATGAAACAAATACTATATGAATGGCGCATTTAATCACCAGAGACACGCCAACATTTATTTGATATTCCCCAATGAAATTTAAAAAGCGGTGCAGATTGATATTGACCAACGTGACTTCAAATGGACGTGGGCATCAACCTGCCATCCCAACAAATACATACATAATAGGAGAAAGCAACCCTCCTCCATAAGCTTAAGGTTCACAATTCCCTCCTTATCTACCAAAACCACAAGATATTTCAAAATGGGTAGGCATACAACATACTATAACTATTCCTTCCTTTTTTTCTGCCTTTATTTTCAGTTTTCTGTTCCATCTTGCGCCATTTAGTAGCATTATTTTAGTCTCCAACTCTCCATGCATGGATACAAGATATAAATTGTTAGATCATCTACGACCAGACATGGCCCATCCGCCCCTATACATCCACGGGCACGTCCGGATGTGTCCCCATAGAACGCCGGATGGCATCTCATTTGTCCTCCCAGACAACCACACCCCTCATATCAAAACCCTCAAAATCCATGCACCTCCATCATATAGCACAAATTCACCACATATTCAATAGTTCAAGAGTGCAACAAATAAAAAATGAATTACAATTCAATCATTCAACACATGCCAAAGTGAAATATGACAATTCATAGATAGATGATACAAGAATGAATCATTCGGCACTCGTAGCCCCGCTCTATTTGCGCGTTGATGTCTTTTTCTTCTGCCTCAAGCCACTTCCTGCCTTCCGGATGTAAGAGGATACTGTTGGCCAACATGATCCTCGAATCCTCCGTGTCCCGAGCCAACTACAACCTCTCTTTCTCAAGCTGCCGCCTCCCATTTGACATACGCCTCATATTTCTCCAAGTCCATGTTCTCCCTCTAAAGCTACAACTTGTTGTTCGCCCTCTCCCAATCCATCTTCTCATTTTGAAAATTGAAGAAGAGCTTGTACCTTTCCTGACTGTAAAAAAATGCCCATCCATGTGGTGGTCATTTTGCCCACCGTAGCATCGTGCGTGGCCCTACCCTTCTCCCACTTGTTTCCATCACTTTATGGTTCCTCTTTGGCACGNNNNNNNNNNNNNNNNNNNNNNNNNNNNNNNNNNNNNNNNNNNNNNNNNNNNNNNNNNNNNNNNNNNNNNNNNNNNNNNNNNNNNNNNNNNNNNNNNNNNNNNNNNNNNNNNNNNNNNNNNNNNNNNNNNNNNNNNNNNNNNNNNNNNNNNNNNNNNNNNNNNNNNNNNNNNNNNNNNNNNNNNNNNNNNNNNNNNNNNNNNNNNNNNNNNNNNNNNNNNNNNNNNNNNNNNNNNNNNNNNNNNNNNNNNNNNNNNNNNNNNNNNNNNNNNNNNNNNNNNNNNNNNNNNNNNNNNNNNNNNNNNNNNNNNNNNNNNNNNNNNNNNNNNNNNNNNNNNNNNNNNNNNNNNNNNNNNNNNNNNNNNNNNNNNNNNNNNNNNNNGATTTTTGGGAGATTGAGCCATCGTGTTCTTCAAGTTTTTGTTGTCATTCTTGAGGGCATCGATGAGTTGTTGCCACTTTGGTTTCCCATTCAATTTCAACCAACAATGGAACATAGTGAATGACTTCCTCTTGGTTTGTTGGTACGAAGTGGCAGCCAACCCCATCTAGCAAACTTGAATCACACATGAGAATGCAACAAACAAAGCTAGCGATGCAAATGATGATAAAATGAAGCAAGTCAACTTGCACAACTCTTGATTCCAACACCACTTTGGTTCCGGCCAACCACGTAAGAACAGTAGCTGAAAAGGTTGTTCACGCTCTCATGGATGATGGGCCATCTGTGTTGGAAACAAGCCTCGTTGAGGTGGTATGGACTAGGGCACGACTCTACATATTCCTTATGTTCATGGTCAGGCTTGCGGACATTTTCCCAATACTTGTTTCCTTTTTCTtggtgatacgtctctaatgtatctataattttttatatcattttatattattttttggaccaaCTTATTAatttagtgccaagtgccagttcttgtttttggtttcgcagaaattCCATATCTAGGAAAGTCCAAATACGATGCCaatttttgaagattttttctcaACAATGAAggaccctagaagctttgggagaGGTCAAGGGGACCCACGAGCCAACAACATGGACACGTGGTGCGGCCAGGGGGTGGCCGAGCCACCTGACCATGTGGGTGCCCATGAgactccgtttgacctaattcctcCACCAATAAATCATATAATTCCTGAAACCTTTAGAAATGAAATGAAAAGAATTTTatcaccgccgcaagcctttgttccGGTGCTCTGCCTGAGGGGGAAGCCACCATGGGAGgcctcttcatcaaccttgctacctctgtgatgatgtgtgagtagttcctttaGGACATACGGGaccatagtagtagctagatgtctctctctctctctctctctctctctctctctctctctctctctctctctctctctctctccgatctTCTATACAGTGATCTCCTCTGAGATCATTTCGATGTAagtgttgtagtatgtttgtaggGATATGATGATTTGTGGATTTGTGATCAGATTTTTCATTCAATATAATCTTATCTTTTGAAGTTTCTTTGATGTATAATTGAGTAGCTATGTATGCTTTCGGAGTTATTTGTCTGCTCTGTCCAAGATAGATCAGCGGGAAACCATTTTTGGGTGAAAATCTGGACCACGTGACGGGTGTGGCCCGGTGCTCGCCACTGCTATTCGGGGACAAAGCAGTGACGCGAGCTGCAAAGGCCCCCCACTGCTAATACAGTACCCCACCGCCTTACACACACAACTCcattttttaaatcatttcaattTCATACTTTTTCCATGATTAGTACACACCATACAAAGACCCATTCTCAAATTTGGCCACTTTTCTTGTTGGTCTGCTATTTTGGAGGCATGAACTAATTCATTGACCACTAAAAATGACAAAACGCTCTTTGGGGTGAAATAGCATGCAACTTAGCTCCAAAAAGGATGAAACTTGGCATTGCGTTTTCATTGGACCTAtgtagggtgtggtaaaagtttgAGAGTATTACGACAAAAAACTTGATGCACCTCATGTACAAACCAAACACTCTCTCCCAAAGTCTCACAGTTTCATACGGATACCACCGCCATACACACATGACTCCTTTTTTTAAATCATTTGAACTTCAAACTCCATGATTAATACACACCATACAAAGGCCCATGCTCAAATTTGGCCACTTTTCAGTTGGTCTGCTATTTTCAAGGCAGTAACTGGTTTACCAACCATTAACAATTACAAAACGCTCTTCTGTACGAAATAGCGCGCAAAATAGCTCTGAAAAGTATGAAACTTTGCATTATGTCTTCATTGGACCCATGTAGGGTGTGGTAATTTTTTTATTGTGTTATGGTAAAAACTTGATGAACCTCGTGCACAAACTGGACACTCTATCCCAAAGTGTAAGGGGTTCGAACGGAAACCACCATATTACACACAAAACTCATTTTAAAATCATTTTAACCTGAAACTTTTCTATGATTAGTACACACCATCGAAAGCCCCAGGATCAAAAGTGAGACTATTCTAGATTTAGTAAATATGATATTCTTAGGTACTTTTGGACCTAACTTATGTGTGAACTACTGGGACAAGCTTATAGGTGGCCACAAATGAGTGGTGGGCACCACCAGGTACCCGCCACAGCTACGACAATTACAGTGGCGGGCGTCAATTAATACCCGTCATAGGTAAACCCTTCCAACTTAGTCCGCGGGATGGAAAAAGCAGTGGTGGGCCCTACCCAAGTGCTCGCCAATGGTTTTTCATAAACCAGTGGCGGGCGTGGAATACACTCACCACAACTATATTTTGGCAAGCCACGCCAAAAAGTTTCCAATTTTTTTTTCAGTGGCAGGTGCTTTCAGCCGCCTGCCACATATGTCTTAAATAAGACAATTCTTTAGAAATCATTGCAAACCAACCCAAAATAGTTCCAAATTTGACCATGGGGCTTTCAATGTTGTGTGTTAATCATGGAAAAATGTTTGAAGTTGAATTGATGTATAAAAGTTGACTTCAGTTAGGTAGTCGGGGTTTCTGTTCGAAACTTGTACACTTCGACGAAGAGTGTTTagattgtacatgaagtgcatggaTTTTTTGTTGTATATGAAAATTTTACTAAACCCTACAAATGTTCTATGAAGACATCATCCCAACTTTCATAAATTTCAGAGTTAGTTTGCTCGCTCAAAGTTTTTTTTGGACTTTTTAGTGTGGCCGGAAAATCAATTACTGCTTCTAAAATAGGAAACACATTCAAAAAGTGGCGAAATTTTAGCATGGGGTTTCCAATTATTTGGATTAGACATGGGATTTTTTGAAGTTGATATGGTTTAAAAAGTAGAtttctgggtggaagacaacggttTCCGTTCAAAACACAGATACTTCTCTGGACAGTGtttagtttgtacacaaagtgcttcATGTGGCAAAGATTGAACATGTGAGTTCCAATAGTGTgtgttaatcatggaaaaaatttcaagttgaaataaTGTACAAAAATTTAATTCTTTACTAACaaaaaattgaaaacaattatTGTGTCGGGCACGCTAG encodes:
- the LOC119314342 gene encoding two-component response regulator ORR42-like, whose protein sequence is MAASLKALLVDDMAVERMVVSSMLRKFHCEITLAKNGKEAVDMFLEGNEFDIVVCDKDMPIMTGPEAVVKIRAMGATDVKIVGVSADDNAMEAFMCAGADDFVPKPVRPEILQPMVQEVINKKKN
- the LOC119314353 gene encoding two-component response regulator ORR42-like, translated to MASSLKALLVEDIKVDSMVLSFMLRRFHCEVTLVKNGKEAVDMFLEGNKFDIVLCDKDMPIMTGPEAVMKIRAMGATDVKIVGVSADDNAMEAFMSAGADDFVPKPMTLEVLGPMIQEVIDRKTN